In Nicotiana tabacum cultivar K326 chromosome 21, ASM71507v2, whole genome shotgun sequence, one DNA window encodes the following:
- the LOC107802883 gene encoding ribulose bisphosphate carboxylase small subunit, chloroplastic: MASSVLSSAAVATRSNVAQANMVAPFTGLKSAASFPVSRKQNLDITSIASNGGRVQCMQVWPPINKKKYETLSYLPDLSQEQLLSEVEYLLKNGWVPCLEFETEHGFVYRENNKSPGYYDGRYWTMWKLPMFGCTDATQVLAEVEEAKKAYPQAWIRIIGFDNVRQVQCISFIAYKPEGY, encoded by the exons ATGGCTTCCTCAGTTCTTTCCTCTGCAGCAGTTGCCACCCGCAGCAATGTTGCTCAAGCTAACATGGTTGCACCTTTCACTGGCCTTAAGTCAGCTGCCTCATTCCCTGTTTCAAGGAAGCAAAACCTTGACATCACTTCCATTGCCAGCAACGGCGGAAGAGTGCAATGCATGCAG GTGTGGCCACCAATTAACAAGAAGAAGTACGAGACTCTCTCATACCTTCCTGATTTGAGCCAGGAGCAATTGCTTAGTGAAGTTGAGTACCTTTTGAAAAATGGATGGGTTCCTTGCTTGGAATTCGAGACTGAG CACGGATTTGTCTATCGTGAAAACAACAAGTCACCAGGATACTATGATGGCAG ATACTGGACCATGTGGAAGCTACCTATGTTCGGATGCACTGATGCCACCCAAGTGTTGGCTGAGGTAGAAGAGGCGAAGAAGGCATACCCACAGGCCTGGATCCGTATCATTGGATTCGACAACGTGCGTCAAGTGCAGTGCATCAGTTTCATCGCCTACAAGCCAGAAGGCTACTAA